In Gossypium hirsutum isolate 1008001.06 chromosome A10, Gossypium_hirsutum_v2.1, whole genome shotgun sequence, the DNA window TCCTTAAGTAATAGCATGATAAAGTTTCAAGTCAGTTCCTACCCTGGCTGCACCTCAAGGTAAACTTTGTCATGTGGGTTCACTAGATGAGGTTTCCTTTTAAGtacaactagtcatgcatgactttTAGAGAGACTATCCCAAAATGACTCACAAATGAgagcatgttcatgatgggtgttgtgtcaatggttacacactcaatatcatatcttattaagtagtttcccaagaaacgatatttaagctagagatgatggcCAATTGTTAAACGATTTTTAGTTTGTgtggagtcttgagaattaagattcacgaATTGATTGAATATAATCcatgttcttgctagttaatTATAAGACCCTTAGGTGACATGGTTAACTAGTGTGAGAATGATCGTAACAACAAatttttttcaaggttttaatacaagacgcatgcatcatactacattcttgatatgttgttgaaataaaaaatatttgtttaatataaaaatagtgaTTAGTGAAATCTTTGTTTTTTCATTCCAAATATGTCTTCTATTCGTCTTATAAGCTTTCTTactgagaataaattaaatggggaTAACTTTTAAGCATCGAAATAAAATTTGTTGATAGTTTTCAGttgtgagaaacacaaattcgtTCTTGATGAAACATGCCCTCCTGAAGCTCAGCTGAAAACGAGAAATCCCTGGAGAGATTATGACTCGATTGCTCAATGTTATATGTTAGCAAGCATGAGTAGTGTGGTTCAAAAGCAACACGAGAATTTCTGTACTGCCAAAGAGAtcatgaaaattttgaaggattTGCTTGGAGGCCAAGTCGCATGGGCTCGACAATCttctattacaaatttgatgaattctaATTAGAAACCAGACACTCCAGTTAAACAACATATACTTAAGCTTATGGGATTCTTTACGGAAGCGGAAGGCAATGGGGCTGAACTAGATGTGAACACtcaaattgaaatagtgttcaaaaTCCTTAACCAAGGAGTTTACTGGTTTTAGGGCCGTTTAAAACTGGGGAACAAGGCGTTTACCTTGACTTAGgtcatgaaggaattacaatcctatgagttggtGCTGAATGATGGTAAGCTGGATCAGGAGAAATCTGAGGCAAACTTAGCTATGGGCTTGATAAATCGTGGTTTATACaatcctaattctttaatttcatgttttatacttaggtgagcatagaaaagtaaaaagagcaagaaacgggtcgaaaataaagaaaatggacacatatgggaaatcaacacggcctggacttcctcacatgggtaagccacacggccgtgtccatttggcaggatcgaaacacgacttacacgggtagactacacacccgtgcctatttaatagccttgaccatggtctggagcaatcgcacacgagcgtgtcacacgggtgtgtccctgtcgagcccaagtatagtcctattcagaaaaagCCACTTTTAAGGGCTctgaggcattctaaagcctatttaaacatctGAAGAGGCACTTAGAAGAGACACACGGaataggaggcaaggaattactcaagggaagccgaatgatccatcttagaagccggattcatcgtcaagactaaagatctccctttaatttccattcaggggtttttcggttttctttatgttttgtattcattattcttctgagatgttttctcttataattatgaactaaaccccctaaatacctaaggggaatgaaagctaagacggatcttgttattattatctgaattgtatgataaatattttacttgttcttaattatgtgttcttaattcttgtcttaatattctaggatattgattcaagttaatgcgcttattcagaagagcaaaagtccttgtctaagagtaaattagTCATagttaagcggagttgattgcacgcctagagatagagtgataagattttgctagattagggtggaacctaataaggggatccatagatcgagttaatgcaacactagggcgttaattagaaagagatttcaattaatcaacctagggttagacgttattagtctcgagagagataataatataacttagggatttctacggatcaagtcaaatgaataaatcgtctgattcattgtcaaataacaagtgaagtctaggtggatttttcttttggtattgtcttaatcaatcgaattttccctaaagcttttccccaatttctctctgtgcactctttgtttagttaattagtttagataaacaaatcctttaatttttaggctagataataaaaagaaagtaattactagtactcttggttcctttaggttcgacaatccggtcttgctaaagctatactactgttcgataggtacacttgcctttatcgtgataatagttagttttaagaacgataaaatataaatttttaaaacctgtcacgaatatcacgtatcagggCTCCTCATCCTCTAAGAGGAAACAGAAagctaaagaaaagaagaagTCGACTCAGTTTCACCTCGTGTGGATAGGAAGAAGGCTAAGAACTTATAAGATGCTAAAATGATCAAACGTTTCTTCTGCAATAGTAAAGGGAATTTCAAATCAAACCGCAAGgagtatttggattacctagCCAAAGAATGGCAAAGGTATGGAACTCTTTATGGTTGAAGCTTGTTTAGTGGAAGAATCGATTGACAATTGGGTTATTGATTCTGGagccactaaccatgtgtgtTTCTTTACCGGGTTTTGTGAAATGAGAAGTCTACGTGATAGGAGCCTCTCGTTGGAGACCGGAGATAAGAGCTATGTTTCAGCCAAAGCAgtgggagaagttattttacattttaataattttaagaagATTGTTTTAAGGAACGTgttttatgtacctcattttaagaggaatttaatttctgtagcatgtttattttatgacagTTATACCGTGGCATTCAATAAAAAGATTGCTATTCATAGAAATCATTCTTTAATTTATAATGGATGTATGGAAAATAATatctactttatcaaaccaaataattACTTGATGCTTCAAgctaaaataatgaataaaaagcttaaaacttctcactctaatgaggggtaCCTATGGCATTCAAGACTtagtcatattaaccaagaaggaatcactagactcgtgaaagatggtcccttaattttgcttaaggaagttagtcttccacaatgtgaatcttgcttggaaattaaaatgattaagggaTCTCTTAATGCGAAAGGAACAAGggccaaccaacctttagaactttTGCACACTGATGTATGTGGTTAGATAAGCGATAGTGGCTGAGGAAGTTATAATTATTACGTGATTTTTATAGATGACCATTGatgatatggatatgtgtatttAATGCACCACAtaagtgaaacctttgataaatttttagAGTTCCGTACGAAAGTGGAAAAGTaattaggtttatccataaagaatTTTTAATTTGACCGAGGTAGGGAATATTTGTTCGATGAGTTCTTAagatacctcatagagaatgagattttatcccaattgactgCACCAGGAACTCACAATAGAATGGCGTAGCTGAGAGAAGGAATAAAACCTTGCTTAACGTGGTTCGTTCAATGTCAAGCTATTCACAATTTCGTTCTTCCTTTTAGGGATATGCAATACAAACGACTTGCTATATTCTGCATAATATGCCAACCAAGTTTGCTTGCAACATACCTTACGAACTGTGGCATGGAATGAAGCCcactctaaatcactttagaatataGGGTTGTCCAGCACACGTTCTGGATAAGGATGCAAAAAGGTTGGATGCATGAacaaaattgtgcatgtttgtacgATATCCAAAATGGAAAAAAAGGGAGGATTATATGAAAGATAATACGATTAAATtttctactcatgctactttccttgagGAAAGCTACATGGATAATTTTAAACCTCAAAGTAAAGTGGTACTCGAGGAACTTTCGGGAGTGGTAGAATAGTTACCAAGTTCAATTCTcgagaaagttgtagaaaaaCCTACAAATGATAAAAAACATAGGGAATTCGTCGTAGTGAGAGAAtttctaagaaactagacttCTTCATATATAATGGTAGTATTAATAATACGAAAGTCAATCATGAGGATGGTGATCCACTCACTTGCAAGGAGGCTATCCAGGCTCTGGAAATAAGCCATGGATGCTGGGATGGGTTCTATGAAATCCAATATGGtttgggaacttgtagacttatcgATTGGGATTAAACCCGTAGAGTAATGCAGAAGGGAAAGTGGAAACACACATAGATAGACTTGTAGGGAAAGACTGCTTATAGAAAGAAGGCATAGATTACGATGAGACATTTTCTCTGGTAGACATGCTCAAGTCTATCCATATACTCTTACCCATTGTCGCTGCTCTCAATTACGAGATCtggaaaatggatgtcaagacaacatttttgaatggctatcttgattagaccatttacatggctcaaccTACTGGCTATATTGTCAAAGGAAAGGAACAGGAAGTTTGCAAACTACTAAGATCAATTTATGGACTTAAGTAGACGTCCCgctcatggaataaaagatttgatcaaatgataaagacttttggatttgagcaaaacaCTAATAGACCTTGTGTTTATAAgcatataaaggacaaaaaggtggTCTTCCTCGTTTTGTatatcgatgatattctacttatcaaAAACGATATAAGAGAATTGTCATAGGCTAAATTGTGGTTAGTTtaatagtttagcatgaaggacttgggtgaagctagttatattcttggaattcaAATCCTTAGGGAtcgaaataataaaatgatagcaCTATCAATTCGAATCCTTAGGGAACAAAATAATAAAACGATAGCActatctcaagcttcatacatcGATAAGGTACTGGAACATTTTGTAATGACCGATACAAAGCCAGGCGTTTAGCCGACTGCATCAGGTTTTCATCTTTCCTTAAATGATTATCCTAAGATAGTGAAAGAAAGAGAACATATGAGTAAGGTTCGATAGGCTTCGATAGTTGGAAGTCTTATGTATGCGATGTTTTGCCCACGTCTAGATGTTTGTTTTGCAGTGGGATTGATTAGTCGATATCAGGCGAATCCAAGTCTTAGGCATTGGCAAGCTGTAAAACATATATCAAGGTATCTTAAAAGTACCAGGGATTATATGCTTATGTATTTTAGGGAGAATCTTACTCTTATTGGATACATAGACTCAAACTTCCAAACTAGTAAATATTTGAGGAAACCGACATTGGGAAATGTATTTGTTCTAGGCCGTGGAGCTGTAATATGGAGAATTGTAAAACAAACTTGCACTACTGACTCTACTATGGAGGTCGAGTATATGACTGCATCTGAGGTAACGAAAGAAGAAATATGGCTTCGAAAGTTCTTAACCGAACTTGAAGTTATTCCCGGTAGGGAAAAAGCTATAACACTGTATTGTGATAATAATACTTCAATAGCTAATACCAAGAAAATGAGAAGTCATTTGAGGATGAAAGACATTGACCAGAAGTATCACTTGTTATGAGAGGTAGTACTCGAAAGAATTGTAGATGTAATGAAAGTAGTTTCTGAATTTAACCTTGCGGATCCATTTACTAACACTCTTGTTACTAGGAATTTGAACAAACACGTCACGAAAATGCGAATACGAAACATcacacatttacttcactagggcaagtgggagatcATTGGTAAATATGCCTATATTGTACTAAAGATgcaactattttctatttatttgaatgataaataaataaataaataaataaatttaatttcacattttactattatgtcttttgtattttctatcttttatatttttaatgcatagcgaaattgtgacaagcaaatattagctcattgattgtctaaagttcaaactgaatataagtggcattgtaaaaaacgtttacattgcgagaaagacaacttacttcagttgataatctaaatgagtttgtaaccccgtaaaagaatcaaactgatcatttgattcaaatattgagaatgATTACTAtatcatctacaattccaattggggagatggctagtcttggttaTTGGAGTAGGTGACTTcagagtagagacatagatgtattctttggtagaatgatacattggactggacccaagttgaattaattctgaattcgttagtgaattaattcacttgtgacatttatgGCGTGATTTACCTAAATTTTGAGTTGAACCGGGCTTGGTATGTGAAATTGGGCTGATGGTCCAACCGGTTGCTAGACAGAACTGGTCGAATCGTCATTGACCTAGACATAATCGATGGCAGCCGAACCAGCTTGGGGTGCCataagggtgtcgcacctgcatcacTGGACATGGTGGTGCCAGTGGCTGCAACAGCGGCGTCCCGGCGGCTAGTGGCTGTTGGTTTTTGTTAGTTGAggagtggaagagttacactcctaatggactctaccagagaatttgatttaagATTgaatattccaaaaataataatagtttaatagtttaatattaaattaaattaaatacttatctTAACAgtgtattattaatttaatagtaaagtgattattttaatattaaattaaatttaatgtttatcttgaaGATACATATTCTATTATTTAATAAGAtaaatatgttattaatttaatattaaaatgattaagtttaatcatagttgaactttgtaaactctccctatataaagagagccttgggttattatttacacacacttgaatttaagagaaagttgcagagagaaaattctttaaagagattattccataaaatttctagagatatttttctaatttacaacttgaccctaaagtttagagaaattacaaaattaccttactagtaatttttgtgaatttttttattcgaaGCGAGCACACACTCAACAGACGTTAC includes these proteins:
- the LOC121208047 gene encoding secreted RxLR effector protein 161-like, whose translation is MFCPRLDVCFAVGLISRYQANPSLRHWQAVKHISRYLKSTRDYMLMYFRENLTLIGYIDSNFQTSKYLRKPTLGNVFVLGRGAVIWRIVKQTCTTDSTMEVEYMTASEVTKEEIWLRKFLTELEVIPGREKAITLYCDNNTSIANTKKMRSHLRMKDIDQKYHLL